From a single Candidatus Woesearchaeota archaeon genomic region:
- a CDS encoding DUF2073 domain-containing protein: MTGVQVLSYELIKNWSRAEKLEKILIIVKGGDVVMLEGKLAPEDETELISRALANVSGRFTGIEVAFLNSSRSTTILGRVKDTLINVLAKDRIGITVVGPSKIIKEIKMDPNKLEILFK; this comes from the coding sequence AATTAATTAAAAATTGGTCTCGAGCTGAAAAGCTTGAGAAGATTTTAATAATTGTTAAGGGCGGGGATGTTGTAATGCTTGAAGGTAAGCTTGCACCTGAAGATGAGACAGAGCTTATTTCAAGAGCGCTTGCAAATGTTTCAGGAAGATTTACTGGAATTGAGGTTGCATTTTTAAATTCATCAAGGTCTACGACGATTTTAGGTAGAGTTAAAGATACTTTAATTAATGTTCTGGCAAAGGATAGGATAGGGATTACTGTTGTTGGTCCTTCTAAGATTATTAAGGAGATTAAGATGGATCCTAATAAGCTCGAAATTTTATTTAAATAA
- the gatD gene encoding Glu-tRNA(Gln) amidotransferase subunit GatD: MDYEVEVKFQNKILKGILINEDKEFIVLKLSSGYNANLKKKEVEILSKNKIEKKEVSKKEKLDSKKVLPKVTILHTGGTIASKVDYVTGAVSSKFTVDELLGIFPELNSVAQIDAKMIGNLFSEDMRFAHYNLILKEIKLAIENKSEGVIISHGTDTLHYSSAALQYSLKNLSIPVILVGAQRSSDRPSSDAYTNLNAAVDFILENSKLDLKYQRVGVCMHEKISDDSYLILDGINVKKMHSTRRDAFKQINYLPVARIKSKKIEIIRKDLFVLKTKENFSYVEYNTNLKIGFFKAHPNLFPEEIEALSIYDAVIIEGTGLGHLAVNEVDKETLIHKKNLESLKNLCKKINVIVGVQTVYGETNLNVYSSGRYIKESGVLGNHMNLTTESLFLRAAYCLSQKDKSFKDSWNENLEGFDVRSLEIDDE; the protein is encoded by the coding sequence ATGGATTATGAAGTTGAAGTTAAATTTCAAAATAAAATTTTAAAAGGGATTTTGATTAATGAGGATAAGGAGTTTATAGTTTTAAAACTTTCTTCTGGCTATAATGCTAATTTGAAGAAAAAAGAAGTTGAAATTTTGTCTAAAAATAAAATTGAGAAGAAAGAGGTTTCTAAAAAAGAGAAATTAGACTCAAAAAAAGTTTTACCTAAGGTAACTATTTTGCATACTGGCGGGACTATTGCTTCAAAAGTTGATTATGTTACGGGTGCTGTAAGTTCTAAATTTACTGTAGATGAGCTTTTAGGTATTTTTCCAGAATTAAATTCTGTTGCTCAAATTGATGCAAAAATGATTGGTAATTTATTTTCTGAAGATATGAGATTTGCGCATTATAATTTAATTCTTAAAGAGATTAAGTTAGCAATTGAGAATAAATCTGAGGGAGTTATTATTTCTCATGGGACTGATACTCTACATTATTCTTCAGCTGCTTTACAGTATTCTTTGAAAAATTTGTCAATTCCAGTGATTTTAGTTGGAGCTCAGAGAAGTAGTGATAGGCCAAGTAGTGATGCTTATACTAATTTGAATGCAGCAGTGGATTTTATTTTAGAGAATTCCAAATTAGATTTAAAATATCAACGAGTTGGTGTTTGTATGCATGAGAAGATTTCAGATGATTCTTATTTAATTTTAGATGGTATTAATGTTAAGAAAATGCATTCAACTCGAAGAGATGCATTTAAACAGATTAATTATTTGCCTGTAGCAAGAATTAAATCTAAAAAAATAGAAATTATAAGGAAGGATTTGTTTGTTTTAAAGACTAAGGAAAATTTTAGCTATGTAGAATATAATACTAATTTGAAAATTGGTTTTTTTAAAGCGCATCCAAATTTATTTCCTGAGGAAATTGAAGCTTTGTCAATTTATGATGCTGTGATTATTGAAGGGACTGGACTTGGTCATTTGGCTGTTAATGAAGTTGATAAAGAAACTTTAATTCATAAAAAAAATCTAGAATCTTTGAAGAATTTATGTAAGAAAATAAATGTAATTGTTGGAGTTCAGACTGTTTACGGTGAGACTAATTTGAATGTTTATAGTTCTGGAAGATATATTAAAGAATCAGGAGTTTTAGGAAATCATATGAATTTGACTACTGAGAGTTTATTTTTGAGAGCTGCATATTGTTTATCACAAAAAGATAAATCTTTTAAAGATTCTTGGAATGAAAATTTAGAAGGTTTTGATGTTAGAAGTTTGGAGATAGATGATGAGTGA
- a CDS encoding Trm112 family protein, translating into MTLDKGLLDIVCCPNCNSDLKVKSELVIFCSKCNLEYREKEGILVLISKELEEELRS; encoded by the coding sequence ATGACACTAGATAAAGGCTTGTTGGATATAGTTTGTTGTCCTAATTGTAATTCGGATTTGAAGGTCAAATCTGAGTTAGTTATTTTTTGTTCTAAATGTAATTTAGAGTATCGTGAAAAGGAAGGAATTTTAGTTTTGATTTCTAAAGAATTGGAAGAAGAGCTCAGAAGTTGA